The following are from one region of the Anabrus simplex isolate iqAnaSimp1 chromosome 8, ASM4041472v1, whole genome shotgun sequence genome:
- the Mul1 gene encoding mitochondrial E3 ubiquitin protein ligase 1 yields the protein MDYFGEVLLLGIDSIILGICFKCFLKTRKAAKTIQDVPVYDINHELEELVATQSDQKIPYAAIRGTVKAIGSPLRSINSPIITGVVQRLSVKEHVVTRSTAGFWSDQERTIQEVYNCVPFVLCARNTDVEILDPLTADVLDLETIADKFEPTNSSLIDHIWGFFTGVRQRGLQSTEEILREGVLITGIGELGISNTSGAAIRLQPPSSGAPFYITVLPIPSLVRRLEQQKRTYGYLTLIFGCVGMVIAGFVTHRWWKDRTRRRNDEDRRRRLEESRRFRRQRVREANVPDSQACVVCRENPREIIILPCGHVCLCEDCSDVIMDVCPVCRSVIDKKAAAYL from the coding sequence ATGGATTATTTTGGTGAAGTGCTCCTGTTAGGAATTGATTCCATAATTTTAGGAATATGTTTTAAGTGTttcttaaaaactagaaaagctgcaAAAACAATTCAAGATGTTCcagtctacgatataaatcatGAATTAGAGGAACTAGTCGCCACTCAGAGCGATCAGAAAATACCATACGCTGCCATTAGAGGTACTGTAAAGGCAATCGGTTCACCGCTCAGAAGTATAAACTCTCCCATCATTACAGGTGTAGTTCAAAGACTTAGTGTTAAAGAGCACGTTGTCACTCGAAGCACAGCAGGATTTTGGTCAGATCAAGAACGCACAATTCAAGAAGTGTACAACTGTGTACCTTTCGTTCTATGTGCTCGAAATACAGATGTCGAGATCCTGGATCCTCTTACCGCCGATGTACTTGATTTGGAAACCATAGCTGATAAATTTGAACCAACTAATTCTAGCTTAATAGACCACATTTGGGGATTCTTCACTGGAGTAAGACAGCGTGGACTGCAATCAACGGAAGAAATCCTCAGGGAAGGTGTCTTAATTACGGGAATCGGAGAGTTAGGTATCTCGAATACCTCAGGAGCAGCTATCAGACTTCAACCCCCTTCAAGTGGAGCACCGTTTTATATTACGGTGCTGCCCATTCCATCATTAGTGCGCAGGCTTGAGCAACAAAAGCGAACATACGGGTATTTGACATTAATATTCGGTTGTGTGGGGATGGTTATAGCAGGTTTTGTCACTCACAGGTGGTGGAAAGATCGAACACGAAGGCGAAACGATGAGGATAGACGACGAAGACTGGAAGAATCAAGGCGTTTTAGACGGCAAAGAGTAAGAGAGGCAAATGTACCGGATTCTCAGGCCTGTGTTGTCTGTCGTGAAAATCCTCGTGAAATTATTATTTTGCCATGTGGACACGTGTGCCTTTGTGAAGACTGCAGCGATGTAATCATGGATGTTTGTCCTGTGTGTAGGTCTGTTATTGATAAAAAAGCTGCTGCTTACTTGTAA